In Phormidium ambiguum IAM M-71, a single genomic region encodes these proteins:
- the moeB gene encoding molybdopterin-synthase adenylyltransferase MoeB: MLNPNLDQVQLSKEEYERYSRHLILPEVGLEGQKRLKAASVLCIGTGGLGSPLLLYLAAAGIGRLGIVDFDVVDNSNLQRQVIHGTSWVGKPKIESAKNRILEINPNCQVDLYETRISAENALELVKPYDIVVDGTDNFPTRYLVNDACVLLNKPNVYGSIFRFEGQATVFNYEGGPNYRDLYPEPPPPGMVPSCAEGGVLGILPGIIGVIQATETIKIILGKGTTLSGRLLLFNALEMKFRELKLRPNPVRPVIEKLIDYEQFCGITQAKAEEAKQQMEMAEMTVTELKQLLDSGADGFVLIDVRNPNEYEIAKIPGAVLVPLPEIESGPGVEKVKELLNGHRLIAHCKMGGRSAKALGILKQAGIEGTNVKGGITAWSREVDSSVPEY; this comes from the coding sequence ATGCTCAATCCTAATTTGGATCAAGTCCAGTTATCAAAAGAAGAATACGAAAGATACTCCCGACACCTGATTTTACCGGAAGTAGGGTTAGAAGGGCAAAAACGCCTGAAAGCTGCCAGCGTCCTCTGTATCGGTACAGGTGGACTAGGTTCCCCATTACTGTTGTACCTAGCAGCAGCCGGAATTGGCAGACTGGGAATAGTTGACTTTGATGTAGTCGATAATTCCAACCTACAACGCCAAGTGATTCACGGCACCTCTTGGGTAGGAAAACCCAAAATCGAATCTGCCAAAAACCGGATTTTAGAAATTAACCCCAACTGTCAGGTTGATTTATACGAAACTCGTATTAGTGCCGAAAATGCACTAGAACTCGTTAAACCTTACGACATTGTGGTGGATGGAACAGATAATTTCCCCACCCGCTATTTAGTTAACGATGCTTGTGTGTTACTGAATAAACCAAACGTCTACGGTTCAATTTTCCGATTTGAAGGACAAGCTACCGTCTTTAACTACGAAGGTGGCCCAAATTACCGCGATTTGTACCCCGAACCCCCACCGCCAGGAATGGTTCCTTCTTGTGCCGAAGGTGGAGTTTTAGGGATTTTACCCGGAATTATTGGCGTAATTCAAGCTACAGAAACAATCAAAATTATCTTGGGTAAAGGTACTACCTTAAGCGGAAGATTGTTGCTGTTCAACGCTTTGGAAATGAAATTCCGCGAGTTGAAACTGCGACCAAATCCCGTTCGTCCAGTAATTGAAAAATTAATAGACTACGAACAATTCTGCGGCATTACTCAAGCTAAAGCAGAGGAGGCGAAACAGCAGATGGAAATGGCAGAAATGACAGTCACAGAATTAAAGCAACTACTAGATAGTGGTGCTGATGGCTTCGTTTTGATTGATGTTCGCAACCCCAATGAATACGAAATCGCCAAAATTCCCGGCGCAGTTTTAGTGCCTTTACCAGAAATTGAAAGTGGTCCCGGCGTAGAGAAAGTGAAAGAATTACTCAACGGTCATCGCTTAATTGCTCATTGTAAAATGGGTGGGCGATCGGCAAAAGCTTTGGGTATCCTCAAACAAGCTGGAATCGAAGGCACCAACGTCAAAGGTGGTATCACCGCTTGGAGTCGGGAAGTCGATTCTTCCGTTCCTGAATATTAA
- a CDS encoding class I SAM-dependent DNA methyltransferase — MNESDLQRVQEFLKRWQGSSGDKRTNKDSFFLDLCKALGVEPPPAKGSIVGNPYCFEKDVKIPHPSGKVTTCFVDFYKQGHFVIEAKQGGEVAGKGTAKRGTATYFKEMEKAFVQGLSYTRHLEPQPPFLITCDIGSHFEIWLGFSGDYGGYGARRTIPLADFQKPDIFALFVDIFTDPQKRNPEKIAARVTREVAADLAALARSLESNRQPQEVASFLMRCIFTMFAEDVGLLPEKLFTEALKERWIPKPKNFQPEVEALWQAMNEGTSFGFSGKLLKFNGGLFADASAFPLNGEQLEVLLQASQRDWSQVEPAIFGTLLERALDAKERSKLGAHYTPRSYVERLVRPVILEPIREQWDLVQAEVKQTLENAGDEPTKKQVKNAIALIQDFLKELREIKILDPACGSGNFLYVTLDLLKALESEVLRRLADITGGEQLSLDFDQVNPSQFLGIELNPRAAAIADLVIWIGYLQWHFKRFGNIPPIEPVLRTYNNIECRDAVLDYESKEIAIDPTTKQPRTRWGGRMMQHSVTGENKPDPTDQIPIYKFNNPRPAEWQEANYIVSNPPFIGNARMREILGDGYAETLRQVYQDVLDTVDFVMYWWHKAAELVRLGKIARFGFITTNSIRQVRQRKVIDFHLNQKKPIRLIFAIPDHPWVDGGAAVRIAMTAAELDNNQIKIAQLGVVISENEDQTPEDSAEKIEVKSNNVEKIFSSLQVGADLTQCQPLKANDRLSSRGVMLFGSGFIVEQSDWTKVESEVLFPYINGRDFMQHSRNVRVIDLFGLTVEQAENNYPKAYQWVLERVKPERDANRDRSLPENWWIFGRTRTEIRAALKELKRYIATVETSKHRIFSFLDTKVLADNMLIAIALEDAYFLGVLSSKVHVKWGLAAGGDLGGNTPRYNKTRCFDPFPFPDSTPEQKQKIRELGEKLDNHRKKVQSQHPEITITGMYNLLEKLRVGKPFTEADKIYNNKALVSTLQQIHDELDAAVLEVYGWEQNISDEEILQRLVALNAERFAEERNGLIRWLRPEYQAPKEIATQMTLAGITEAEEVITAPAEQKTWPKKPKEQLAAIRDLLRTTGGEWTVEQVVAQFKGATRQKKAISEHLESLEALGILLSRQENTAIRWHHN, encoded by the coding sequence ATGAATGAGTCAGACTTGCAACGGGTACAAGAGTTCCTGAAACGATGGCAAGGCTCAAGCGGTGACAAAAGAACCAATAAAGACTCATTTTTTCTCGATTTATGTAAAGCTTTGGGTGTTGAACCGCCTCCGGCTAAAGGTAGTATTGTTGGCAACCCCTATTGCTTTGAAAAAGATGTCAAAATTCCCCATCCTAGTGGTAAGGTGACGACTTGTTTTGTGGATTTTTATAAACAAGGGCATTTTGTCATTGAGGCGAAGCAAGGGGGGGAAGTTGCCGGGAAAGGTACAGCCAAGCGGGGAACGGCAACTTATTTCAAAGAAATGGAAAAAGCCTTTGTGCAAGGACTTTCCTACACTCGTCATTTAGAACCCCAACCACCTTTTTTAATTACTTGCGATATTGGTTCGCATTTTGAAATTTGGCTAGGTTTTAGTGGAGATTACGGCGGATATGGCGCTAGGCGAACTATTCCTTTAGCTGATTTCCAAAAGCCGGATATTTTTGCTTTATTTGTTGATATTTTTACCGATCCACAAAAGCGCAATCCAGAGAAAATTGCGGCGAGGGTAACGCGAGAAGTAGCGGCAGATTTGGCGGCGTTGGCGCGGAGTTTGGAAAGTAATCGTCAACCGCAAGAAGTTGCTAGTTTTTTAATGCGTTGCATCTTCACGATGTTTGCGGAAGATGTGGGTTTGTTGCCAGAAAAATTGTTTACTGAAGCGTTAAAAGAACGTTGGATTCCCAAACCGAAAAATTTCCAACCAGAGGTAGAGGCGCTTTGGCAAGCGATGAATGAAGGAACAAGTTTTGGGTTTTCTGGGAAGTTGTTGAAGTTCAATGGCGGGTTGTTTGCTGATGCTTCCGCATTTCCTTTAAATGGGGAACAATTAGAAGTTTTGTTGCAAGCATCTCAACGAGATTGGAGTCAGGTGGAACCTGCGATTTTTGGTACTTTGTTGGAAAGGGCGTTGGATGCTAAGGAACGGAGTAAATTAGGGGCGCATTATACACCGAGATCTTATGTGGAAAGGTTGGTACGTCCGGTAATTTTAGAACCAATTCGGGAACAATGGGATTTGGTGCAAGCTGAGGTTAAACAAACTTTAGAAAATGCTGGAGATGAACCGACAAAGAAACAGGTAAAAAATGCGATCGCACTAATTCAAGATTTCCTCAAAGAGTTACGCGAAATCAAAATTCTTGACCCCGCTTGTGGTTCGGGAAACTTCCTTTATGTGACTTTGGATTTACTCAAAGCTTTAGAATCGGAAGTTTTGCGAAGGTTGGCAGATATTACAGGCGGCGAACAGTTATCTTTGGATTTCGATCAAGTAAATCCTTCGCAATTTTTAGGGATTGAACTTAATCCCAGGGCAGCGGCAATTGCTGATTTGGTAATCTGGATTGGTTATTTACAATGGCATTTTAAACGCTTTGGTAATATTCCTCCAATTGAGCCTGTTTTACGGACTTATAATAATATTGAATGTCGGGATGCTGTGTTGGATTATGAGAGTAAAGAAATTGCGATCGATCCAACCACAAAACAACCGCGCACTCGTTGGGGTGGTAGGATGATGCAGCATTCTGTTACTGGGGAAAATAAGCCCGATCCTACAGATCAAATTCCCATTTATAAGTTTAATAATCCCCGTCCTGCTGAATGGCAAGAAGCAAATTATATTGTTTCTAATCCGCCTTTTATTGGGAATGCGAGAATGCGGGAAATTTTGGGCGATGGGTATGCAGAAACTTTGCGCCAAGTTTATCAAGATGTGCTGGATACTGTTGATTTTGTTATGTATTGGTGGCACAAGGCGGCGGAGTTAGTGAGATTGGGGAAAATTGCCAGGTTTGGGTTTATTACTACTAATAGTATTCGGCAAGTTAGACAGCGAAAAGTTATTGATTTTCATCTAAATCAAAAGAAACCAATTAGGCTGATTTTTGCGATTCCCGATCACCCTTGGGTTGATGGCGGTGCAGCAGTTAGAATTGCGATGACTGCTGCTGAATTAGATAATAATCAGATAAAGATCGCTCAATTAGGTGTTGTAATTTCTGAAAATGAAGACCAAACCCCGGAAGATTCCGCTGAGAAAATTGAAGTTAAATCAAACAATGTGGAAAAAATTTTTAGTAGTTTGCAAGTTGGCGCTGATTTAACTCAATGCCAACCACTTAAAGCTAACGATCGGCTTTCTAGCAGAGGTGTAATGTTATTTGGTTCTGGGTTTATTGTTGAACAATCTGATTGGACAAAAGTTGAGTCTGAAGTTCTGTTTCCTTATATAAATGGTCGAGACTTTATGCAGCATTCTCGAAATGTTCGAGTTATTGATTTGTTTGGGTTAACTGTTGAACAGGCAGAAAATAATTATCCAAAAGCATATCAGTGGGTACTGGAAAGAGTTAAACCAGAAAGAGATGCTAATCGTGATAGAAGTTTACCAGAAAATTGGTGGATATTTGGGCGGACACGAACTGAAATTAGAGCAGCACTCAAGGAACTAAAACGTTACATTGCGACAGTTGAAACGAGTAAACATCGAATATTTAGTTTTCTAGATACTAAGGTGTTGGCTGATAATATGCTGATTGCGATCGCTCTTGAAGATGCTTATTTTTTGGGAGTTCTTTCTAGCAAAGTTCATGTAAAATGGGGATTAGCAGCAGGAGGAGATTTAGGCGGTAATACTCCTCGATATAATAAAACTCGCTGCTTCGATCCTTTCCCCTTCCCCGACTCCACACCAGAACAAAAACAAAAAATCCGCGAACTCGGAGAAAAATTAGACAATCATCGGAAAAAAGTCCAATCTCAACATCCCGAAATCACCATTACCGGAATGTACAACCTATTAGAAAAACTCCGTGTAGGAAAACCTTTCACCGAAGCAGATAAAATCTACAATAATAAAGCTTTAGTTTCCACTCTTCAACAAATTCACGACGAACTCGATGCAGCAGTTTTAGAAGTTTACGGATGGGAGCAAAATATCAGTGATGAGGAAATTTTACAACGATTAGTTGCTTTAAATGCAGAACGTTTTGCCGAAGAACGTAACGGTTTAATCCGTTGGTTGCGTCCAGAATATCAAGCACCTAAAGAAATAGCAACCCAAATGACTCTTGCCGGAATTACCGAAGCAGAAGAAGTCATCACCGCACCCGCAGAACAAAAAACTTGGCCGAAAAAACCCAAAGAACAACTAGCCGCAATTCGTGACTTACTCCGCACCACTGGCGGCGAATGGACAGTGGAACAAGTTGTAGCACAATTTAAAGGTGCTACCAGACAAAAAAAAGCAATTTCCGAACATTTGGAAAGTTTAGAAGCGTTAGGAATTCTGCTGAGTCGCCAAGAGAATACCGCTATTCGTTGGCATCATAATTAA
- a CDS encoding ATP phosphoribosyltransferase regulatory subunit, translated as MVHQPPAGARDLLPLDVAQKRWIEDRLQQVYHRYGYHRIITSTIERLDTLMAGGAIDRSTVIQLQAGTEEESLGLRPELTASIARTAVTRMAGVSYPQRLYYNANVFRRPSKGSYSGQQEFYQAGVELIGGGGLLADGEILLLLAECLFELGLSGWHLVLGEAGLTRNLLAPFPGKLKEKVRQAIAHLDRITLENLPLEPELKQHALMLLDLRGKPADVLQKVANLQLEPAGEEALNNLKSLIDLLEQGLPNLIGQTSLTCQITLDLSLIQTFDYYTGIVFEVVGETNTGKNILGQGGRYDQLLTLYHPQGHSVPGIGFCLNIEELYQVLLPTGQLPQETPTSEWLVVAQTPSAFPAAFAYAHSLRQSKDLVKVELDLGGRSPEEIQEYARRRCIPNIAWVKESGSPTLETL; from the coding sequence ATGGTGCATCAACCACCTGCGGGGGCACGGGATTTATTGCCTCTTGATGTTGCTCAAAAACGTTGGATAGAAGACCGCTTACAGCAGGTTTATCATCGTTATGGCTATCATCGGATTATTACCTCCACAATAGAGCGGTTAGATACATTAATGGCAGGTGGTGCGATCGACCGCTCCACAGTAATACAATTACAAGCAGGTACAGAAGAAGAAAGTTTGGGACTGCGCCCGGAATTAACGGCTAGTATCGCTAGAACAGCCGTGACTCGCATGGCTGGAGTTAGTTATCCCCAGAGGCTTTACTACAACGCTAATGTTTTTAGAAGGCCAAGTAAAGGTAGTTACAGCGGACAGCAAGAATTCTACCAAGCGGGAGTCGAATTAATTGGTGGTGGTGGGTTACTAGCAGATGGCGAAATCTTATTGTTGTTGGCAGAATGTTTATTTGAATTGGGTTTGAGTGGTTGGCATTTAGTTTTGGGTGAAGCGGGACTAACTCGGAATTTGCTGGCACCTTTTCCAGGTAAATTAAAGGAAAAAGTCAGACAAGCGATCGCACATCTCGATCGTATTACCCTAGAAAATCTACCCCTAGAACCAGAACTAAAACAACACGCCCTCATGTTACTCGACCTCCGAGGGAAACCAGCGGATGTTCTACAAAAAGTTGCTAACTTACAATTAGAACCTGCTGGAGAAGAAGCACTTAATAATCTGAAATCTCTAATTGACTTACTAGAACAAGGTTTGCCTAACTTAATAGGACAAACAAGCCTCACTTGCCAAATTACACTCGATTTAAGCTTAATCCAAACTTTCGACTATTACACAGGCATAGTCTTTGAAGTCGTCGGCGAAACAAATACCGGAAAAAACATCTTAGGACAAGGAGGACGTTACGACCAACTGTTAACCCTCTACCATCCCCAAGGACATAGCGTTCCCGGTATAGGTTTTTGCTTAAACATAGAAGAGTTGTACCAAGTTTTACTGCCCACCGGACAGTTACCCCAAGAAACACCTACCAGCGAGTGGTTAGTAGTAGCACAAACACCTTCAGCATTTCCCGCCGCATTCGCCTACGCCCACAGTTTGCGACAGTCAAAAGACTTGGTAAAAGTAGAATTAGACTTGGGTGGACGTTCTCCAGAAGAAATTCAGGAATATGCCCGTCGTCGCTGCATCCCTAACATTGCTTGGGTCAAAGAATCTGGTTCCCCAACTCTAGAAACACTCTGA
- a CDS encoding Mov34/MPN/PAD-1 family protein: protein MLQISLENLQEICAHAERTYPEECCGIMLGKIDDDGKTVVEVWETLNVWEEEKWAEFPASGGARSKDSTFAIAPLDIIKAQKAARDRQLQIVGYYHSHPDHPAIPSEMDRAIAWAVYSYIIVSVPKGKAGEVRSWCLDEAHQFQEEEILTNV, encoded by the coding sequence ATGCTCCAAATTTCCCTGGAAAATCTACAAGAAATTTGCGCTCACGCTGAAAGAACTTATCCCGAAGAATGTTGTGGGATTATGTTAGGAAAAATTGATGATGATGGGAAAACAGTAGTGGAAGTTTGGGAGACGCTAAACGTTTGGGAAGAAGAGAAATGGGCAGAGTTTCCGGCGAGTGGAGGAGCGAGGAGTAAGGATAGTACTTTTGCGATCGCACCACTAGACATCATCAAAGCACAAAAAGCCGCACGCGATCGGCAACTACAGATCGTTGGATATTATCATTCCCACCCAGACCATCCAGCGATTCCTTCAGAAATGGATCGGGCGATCGCTTGGGCAGTATACTCATATATAATTGTCTCCGTGCCTAAAGGCAAAGCTGGCGAAGTACGAAGTTGGTGTTTAGACGAAGCGCATCAGTTTCAGGAAGAAGAAATTCTCACCAACGTTTAA
- a CDS encoding J domain-containing protein → MALNIEQGLFKFDCIDHHAVLGVPLDATANEVRKRYLKISRRLHPDSCTADSEVSKQQASQFFAKLVSPAYQQLFNDQSRAEHNVLLTRMGKRLVQEKEKIDLQSELAKQLYKSTNLEHEYKTALHKLVEKQYESIDEIRQNTAQISELNLVYLLRKSSQGQSASKPAEVTKLTNPAVTTPATTGPAAATAGKVPPVAEKKAAKVEPSPAETYCRRAQEYIEKNYPAKAILELRDAMKMEPKNSRVHALMAMAYLNQEQLKMAKIHLESALQFNPEEATALEVKKRIDMIEKRLGMRTTAANKKAESKSSGGLFGLFGGKKK, encoded by the coding sequence ATGGCACTTAATATTGAACAAGGATTATTCAAGTTTGATTGCATAGACCATCACGCAGTTTTAGGCGTACCATTGGATGCTACAGCTAACGAAGTGAGAAAAAGATATCTAAAAATTTCCCGTCGTCTGCATCCAGACAGCTGCACGGCTGACAGCGAAGTCAGCAAACAACAAGCAAGTCAGTTTTTCGCCAAATTAGTCAGTCCCGCTTATCAACAACTATTTAACGATCAAAGTCGTGCCGAACATAACGTATTGTTAACCCGTATGGGAAAACGCTTAGTCCAAGAAAAAGAAAAAATAGACCTGCAAAGTGAATTAGCCAAACAGCTATACAAATCTACTAACTTGGAACATGAGTATAAAACTGCATTGCATAAACTAGTTGAAAAACAATATGAATCAATAGACGAAATTCGACAAAATACAGCCCAAATCAGCGAATTAAATCTAGTTTACTTACTGCGGAAGTCTAGCCAAGGACAAAGTGCTAGTAAACCTGCTGAGGTGACTAAATTAACAAATCCTGCTGTTACTACTCCAGCAACCACTGGGCCAGCAGCAGCTACAGCAGGTAAAGTACCTCCAGTAGCAGAAAAGAAAGCCGCTAAGGTAGAACCTTCTCCAGCCGAAACCTACTGCCGTCGTGCCCAAGAGTATATTGAAAAAAATTATCCCGCCAAAGCTATCTTAGAATTGAGAGATGCTATGAAGATGGAACCGAAAAATAGTCGCGTTCATGCTTTAATGGCAATGGCTTACTTAAATCAAGAGCAGTTGAAAATGGCGAAAATTCACTTAGAAAGCGCCTTACAGTTTAATCCTGAAGAAGCAACAGCTTTAGAAGTGAAAAAACGTATCGATATGATCGAGAAACGTCTTGGTATGCGGACAACAGCAGCAAATAAAAAGGCTGAAAGTAAGTCTAGTGGCGGTTTATTTGGTTTGTTTGGCGGGAAGAAGAAATAA
- a CDS encoding ABC transporter ATP-binding protein — MISNPLLEVENVYAGYVKDLDILQGVNFKIYPGELVAVIGPNGAGKSTLAKTIFGLLTPHTGKITFKGESIGGLKSDQIVQKGMCYVPQIANVFPTLTVEENLEMGAFIRNDSLQPLKDKIYATFPVLAERRRQRAGTLSGGQRQMLAMGRALMLQPSLLLLDEPSAALSPILVNNVFEQIRQINSGGTAIVLVEQNAKKALEMAHRGYVLEAGRDRFSGPGSELLNDPKVGELYLGVKTVH, encoded by the coding sequence ATGATTAGTAACCCATTATTAGAAGTAGAAAACGTCTACGCAGGATATGTCAAAGACCTAGACATCCTGCAAGGAGTCAACTTTAAAATATATCCCGGTGAACTAGTTGCTGTAATCGGCCCAAATGGTGCCGGAAAATCTACTTTAGCCAAAACGATTTTTGGGTTGCTAACTCCCCACACCGGAAAAATTACCTTTAAAGGCGAAAGTATTGGCGGGTTAAAATCAGATCAAATTGTCCAAAAGGGGATGTGTTACGTTCCCCAAATTGCTAATGTTTTTCCTACATTAACGGTAGAAGAAAATCTAGAAATGGGGGCGTTTATTCGTAATGACTCCCTACAACCATTGAAAGATAAAATTTACGCTACTTTCCCAGTTTTAGCTGAACGTCGTCGCCAACGGGCAGGTACTCTTTCCGGTGGACAAAGACAAATGTTGGCAATGGGCAGGGCGTTAATGTTACAACCAAGTTTGTTGTTATTAGATGAACCTTCGGCTGCTTTGTCTCCGATTTTAGTTAATAATGTGTTTGAGCAAATTCGCCAAATTAATAGCGGCGGAACTGCGATCGTCCTGGTAGAACAGAATGCAAAAAAAGCTTTGGAAATGGCACATCGCGGTTATGTTTTGGAAGCAGGACGCGATCGCTTTTCTGGCCCCGGTTCAGAATTATTAAATGACCCCAAAGTAGGTGAACTTTATCTTGGTGTTAAAACAGTTCATTAA
- a CDS encoding indolepyruvate ferredoxin oxidoreductase subunit alpha, whose amino-acid sequence MSHTIVTNTCEGIADCVDACPVACIHEGPGKNAKGTDWYWIDFSTCIDCGICLQVCPVEGAIVPEERPELQKTPQ is encoded by the coding sequence ATGTCACACACGATTGTTACGAATACCTGCGAAGGCATAGCTGACTGCGTAGATGCTTGTCCAGTAGCTTGCATCCATGAAGGGCCAGGCAAAAACGCCAAAGGCACAGATTGGTACTGGATTGACTTTTCCACCTGCATTGATTGTGGCATCTGTCTTCAAGTATGCCCTGTAGAAGGTGCGATCGTTCCCGAAGAACGCCCAGAACTACAAAAAACACCCCAATAA
- a CDS encoding inositol monophosphatase family protein encodes MSSSNPEQLQIFLDIATEAALSAGAVLQSYFGNLETIEEKGRPGDLLTAADKAAEAVILEILHRHFPDHAILAEESGQIGEQKNKYLWAIDPLDGTTNFAHQYPFFSSSIGLLIEGIPQVGAIFDPFHNELFRAAKGLGATRNRRPIRVSQTQELSKSLLVTGFAYDRRQTKDNNYAEFCHLTHLTQGVRRSGSASLDLAHVACGRLDGYWERGLSPWDITAGIVLVEEAGGKVTAYNGSPLEIKSGRILATNGVIHHSLITELMQVQPLSDWGKHLTTNV; translated from the coding sequence CTCGGCTGGTGCTGTCTTACAATCTTATTTTGGTAACTTAGAAACAATCGAAGAAAAAGGTCGTCCCGGAGACTTATTAACTGCCGCAGATAAAGCCGCAGAAGCAGTAATTTTAGAAATTTTACATCGCCACTTCCCAGACCATGCGATTTTAGCAGAAGAATCTGGACAAATAGGAGAACAAAAAAATAAATATTTATGGGCGATCGATCCTTTAGATGGTACCACTAATTTTGCCCATCAATATCCCTTTTTCTCCTCTTCAATTGGACTTTTAATTGAGGGAATTCCCCAAGTAGGAGCAATTTTTGATCCTTTTCATAACGAACTATTTCGGGCTGCTAAAGGATTAGGTGCAACTCGCAACCGTCGTCCCATTAGAGTTTCCCAAACTCAAGAACTAAGTAAAAGTTTATTAGTAACAGGTTTTGCTTACGATCGCCGTCAAACAAAAGATAATAATTATGCAGAATTTTGCCATTTAACCCATCTTACCCAAGGCGTGCGCCGCAGCGGATCGGCATCCCTAGATTTAGCTCATGTAGCTTGTGGACGCTTAGATGGATACTGGGAAAGAGGACTTTCTCCTTGGGATATTACCGCTGGAATTGTCCTAGTAGAAGAAGCAGGAGGAAAAGTAACTGCTTATAATGGCAGTCCTTTAGAAATAAAATCAGGAAGAATCTTAGCAACAAACGGTGTGATTCACCACAGTTTAATTACCGAACTTATGCAAGTGCAACCCTTGTCAGATTGGGGAAAACACTTAACAACAAATGTTTAA
- a CDS encoding mechanosensitive ion channel family protein, which yields MSTAASTNPMQPPANVRRIGEFEVANVRSPLDNKILFEVASPTIWNRDNIPEGRLPIETRAQEISDRLWRVVERTFQAKQIPTVSTAILNNRYIIQISDDRSSRPIRLVTVTEPDADYNGKTLSELAKEWQGIIQEEIVRMKQLLSPQVLRERIWQATQIFLGLLIATAVIWLLRRILSRREKTLEARYQKELEIAIAAEKIKQSQDIAESETMTGEETEAREIADLRSSFLATMQQQFSLKRRLEFDKSLKWLLLWVLILIWYIGIYFIASQVPILMQLSISILATPFALLVIWFAIGLAIRISRSSIDRFIHPWKINPAISLAEAQRIALRTKTIAGALKGLITFVLAIVGILWTLSLFDIPTGSILAGGAVIGLAISFGSQSLIKDLVNGCLILMEDQFAIGDVIQIGDKSGLVENLNLRVTQLRNAEGQLITIPNSNITNVSNLTRLWSRVDFAIVVAYENDPEKVLKILREVGETLYSEREWRVCLLEPPDVLGIDDLSHEGMLVRVWIKTAPMEQWSVGREFRLRVRQAFATNNIEIGKPQRISYNTTLN from the coding sequence ATGTCAACAGCTGCTTCTACTAATCCGATGCAGCCACCAGCAAATGTGAGGCGAATCGGGGAATTTGAAGTTGCTAACGTCAGATCGCCTCTGGACAATAAAATTTTGTTTGAAGTGGCATCACCAACGATTTGGAATCGTGACAATATACCAGAGGGGCGACTTCCGATTGAGACAAGGGCACAGGAAATTAGCGATCGACTTTGGCGAGTTGTAGAACGAACTTTTCAGGCAAAACAAATCCCTACTGTTTCAACCGCCATACTCAATAATCGCTACATCATTCAAATTAGTGACGATCGATCTTCTCGTCCAATTCGGTTAGTCACGGTGACAGAACCCGATGCCGATTATAACGGTAAAACTTTGTCAGAGTTAGCCAAGGAATGGCAAGGAATTATTCAAGAAGAAATAGTTCGCATGAAGCAACTATTATCCCCACAAGTGTTGCGAGAGAGAATATGGCAAGCAACACAAATCTTTTTGGGGCTTTTAATTGCTACTGCTGTAATTTGGTTGTTGCGGCGAATCTTGAGTCGCCGGGAAAAAACGCTGGAAGCTCGTTATCAAAAAGAATTGGAAATTGCGATCGCAGCGGAAAAAATTAAGCAATCCCAAGATATAGCTGAATCTGAAACGATGACGGGAGAAGAGACAGAAGCCAGGGAAATTGCCGATTTGCGCTCTTCTTTTCTCGCTACTATGCAACAGCAATTCAGTCTGAAAAGACGATTGGAGTTTGACAAATCTCTAAAATGGTTGCTGCTTTGGGTTTTAATTTTAATCTGGTACATCGGCATTTATTTTATTGCTTCCCAAGTGCCGATTCTGATGCAATTGAGTATTAGTATATTAGCTACACCATTTGCATTGCTTGTGATTTGGTTTGCGATCGGTTTGGCGATTCGGATTAGCAGAAGTTCGATCGATCGCTTCATCCACCCCTGGAAAATAAATCCCGCAATTTCTTTAGCAGAAGCGCAGCGAATTGCCTTACGAACTAAAACAATTGCTGGAGCTTTAAAAGGGTTAATTACTTTTGTTTTAGCGATTGTTGGTATTCTCTGGACACTCAGCTTATTTGACATTCCTACTGGTTCAATTTTGGCTGGTGGCGCGGTGATTGGGTTAGCGATTTCTTTTGGTTCCCAAAGTTTGATTAAAGATCTTGTCAATGGTTGCTTAATTTTAATGGAAGATCAATTTGCGATCGGAGATGTAATTCAAATTGGGGATAAAAGTGGATTAGTAGAAAACTTGAATCTGCGAGTAACTCAATTAAGAAATGCCGAAGGTCAACTGATTACTATTCCTAATAGTAATATTACAAATGTCAGTAATTTAACCCGCCTTTGGTCACGGGTGGATTTTGCGATCGTAGTAGCCTACGAAAATGACCCCGAAAAAGTGTTAAAAATTCTTAGAGAGGTAGGGGAAACACTTTATAGTGAACGTGAGTGGCGAGTGTGTTTACTTGAACCACCTGACGTTCTAGGTATTGATGATTTATCCCACGAGGGAATGTTGGTAAGAGTTTGGATAAAAACCGCACCGATGGAACAATGGAGTGTTGGGAGGGAGTTTCGTTTGCGAGTTCGCCAAGCTTTTGCCACAAATAACATCGAGATTGGCAAACCTCAAAGGATTAGTTACAACACAACTTTAAACTAA